Below is a genomic region from Isosphaeraceae bacterium EP7.
AGGCGTGCGAGCTTCGAGGAAGTCATCGGCTCGTCCGAATACGTCACGATGCACGTCCCGCTCGACGCGTCGACCCGGCGGATGATTGACGAACGCGCCATTTCCCTGATGCGTCCCGACTGCATCCTGATCAATTGCAGCCGCGGGCCGGTCGTGGATGAGCAGGCCGTCGCCAGTGCGCTCGACGCCAAAACGCTCTGGGGCTACGGCGGCGACGTCTTCGAGGTCGAGCCGCCGCCCAAGGGCCACCCGCTGATCGGCCGGCTCGACGTGATGCTCACGCCCCACAGCGCGGCGCAGACCGTCGAGGGGCTGAGTAACATGGCCCGCGAGATTGCCACCGACGTGCTCGGAGTGCTCGAGGGCAAAGCCGCCTTGAACCCGGTCAATGATCCGGCCGAGGTCGAGGCCATCCGCCAGAACCTGGGGAAGGGGCCGTTGGCCTGGAGCCCCTACTGAGGTTTGCGGGCACACGCGTAGAGGGCGATGGCCGTCGCCGCGGCGGCGTTGAGGGACTCGACCTCGGGCGCGATCGGAATCCGGCGGGTGAGACCCGCGCGAAGGTGCTCCGGCAGGCCGGGCCCTTCGACGCCGACGACCAGGCCGAAGCGACCGGGGAAGGGTTCGGAATCGAGGGTCGGGCCCTCGGTGGCCAGAGCGATCAGGGGGGCGCCGCTCACCTTCAGGTCGCCGATCGAAGGGCCACGCAGCAAGGGGACCTGGAACAGGGCGGTGCCGGCGGCCCGGGCCGACTTGGGGTGGAACGGGTGGGCGGCCTCGCGGAGCAGGACGACCCTGGAGACGCCGAACGCTGCGGCCGAGCGGATGACGGCACCAACGTTCTCGGGGTCCTGGAACGGGACGAACAGCGTGCAGCCGTCGGGCCACGGATCGAGGTCGGACCAGTCTGCCATCTCGGGGGTTCGGACCAGCAGGATCGGCGCATGAGTGCCGGCCACGTCCAGCTCGCGGAAGAGCGGCTCGGCCAGGCGGAGCCAGAGCGGGCCGGTCCCCAGTTCGGCCGGAGGGGGCGGGCCATCGGCGGTCGTCAGCCAGCCCTCGACGGAGCCGGCGCTATGGGCCAGGACCTCGGCGATAATGCGTTGGCCCGAGATCAGCGCCTTGGCCTGCTTGCGGATGCCTTTGCCGCTGAGCAGGTCGCGGGCCTCCTGGAACGCCGGATTCGCGGCGCTGGTCGCCTCGCGGATCGGCCCGAGGTAGATCCTCGAAGGCTTCGAATTCTCGACGGCCCCTTCCAGACGTTCATAAACGACCAGGCGGCGGTCGTGAGGGGTGCCGGGAATCGAGTAGGCGTGGTCGGCGACGAGGCGGAAAGAGCCTTCGTGCGACGTCTTCGCCTCCTTGATCTCGGCGTCGCAGTCGGGCCCCTTCATGAAGATCATCCGGCCGCCCACCCCCAGGCAGTTGGCCACCCGGTCGAGGGTCTCGGGGATGGTGGCCACGGCGCGCGTGATGACCCCGGCGGCGGCGTGCGGGAACTTCGAGCCGACCTTGCCGGCGTAGACGTCGACCCCCTTCAGGCCCAACTTGCGGCAGACGTCGACCAGGAACTCGGCGCGGGCGCCTCTCGGCTCTGCCAGGATCATCGGCGTGTCGGGGCGGGCGATCTTCAGGGGGACACCGGGCAGGCCTGGGCCCGAGCCCATGTCGACGAGCGGCCCCGGCAGGTCGATGAACTTCAGGACGAGGAGGCTGTCGACATAGTGCTTCAGCACCATGTTCTCGAAGTTGTGGATCCGGGTCATGTTCAGGTCGGGGTTGGCCGACCTGAGCATCCCGTGATAGGCCCAGAGCTGGTCATATTGCGCCCGCTCCAGCCGGATCCCGCAACGTTCGATGATGGCCTGGAGGGACGATCGGCTGGGAGACATGATGGCGGCCTGCGATCCAACGGGTAGGGAGGTATCTCGATCGTCGATCAACTGCTGGCGCTGCGATAGGACCGCATCGCCTTGTGGAAGAAGGCGCGGCTGGCCCAGAGGCAGCAGACCGTGGCCAACACTGTGAAGCCGACCATCCTCCAGTCGAGGTACCGGACCATCGCGTCGGCCGGGACATTCACGACGAGCAGGATGGGCATGAAGAACGTGAAGAAGACGCCGATGGGCGAGGCCCAGGTCCCGGCGAAAATCTCTTTGGGGTAGCGGGCCAAGCTGCTGAAGAGCCACCACATCTCCATCAGGCTCTGGTTGCGCACCAGCCAGACCGACAGCGACGTGAGGGCGAGCATGAACGAGTAGGCGATGAAGACACCGCAGGCGAACGTGACCGCGAAGGCGCCGAGACGTAGCGGGTCGAATTCCCAGCCGAGCTTCCAGAGCGAGACGGCCATCAGGATGCCGCCCATCGGTACGTTGGGGGCGGTCGCCCAGTCGAGCCGCCGACAGGTGACGAGGAATTGTTCGTCGATCGGCTTGAGCAGCAGGAAGTCGAGGTCGCCGGTGCGGACCAGCTCGGCGAACTCGTTGCAGTTCTCCAGGAAGAGCGTCTCGATCAGGCCATTGAGCGCGAAGAAGCAACCCACGAAGAAGAGGTACTGCCACTCGGTCCAGCCCGCCACCGTACTCGTCTTGCCGAAGACCGTGGCGTAGAAAGCGAGCATGATCCCCAGCCAGAGGATCTCGACGAGGAATTTGACGAGGAAGTTGCCCCGGAAGGCCATCTCACGGGCCAGGGTGAACTTGCTCAGGCTGCCGTAAAGTCGGGTGTAGCGCATCATGCCGGCGATGGACACGGGGTCAGCCTCCGAAGGCGCTGTAGCGTTTCAGGCCGCGGCGGAAGGCCGAGCGTGCCATCGCGAAGAAGACGGCGGCCCAGAAGAGCTGGCCGAGCAGGCCGAAGACCAGGGCCCAGCCCTTGACCTTGCCCAGGAAGACGACCGAAGAGAAATAGGCCATGTACTGGAACGGCAGCGCCTTGAGCAGGGTCGACCAAGGGGCCGGCAGCAGGTCCAGGGGCATCATGTGGCCCGAGATGAAGAAGTTCAGCGTCATCGTGATATACAGCAGCGACGTGATCTCGAGGAACCAGAACCCCGCCAGGCCCATCGCGGCCTCGAAGTAGAACCCGATCACGAAGGCCAAAAGCAGCGAGACGACGTAAGCCGCGAAGGTCAGAGGGTCGGGCAGGCCGTCGAAATAGCCCCGGCAGATGTAGAAGAGCAGGGCATAAGGGCCGGCCGACGTCACGATGTAGGCCACCTTGTGCGCGGCACGGTACGAGAGCAGGTAGGCCAGCATGTCGACGGGCTGGATCAGGTAACGCTTGAGCGTCCCCTCGCGGATCTCGCGGGCAATGCCCGATGCCAGCCCCGGCATGCTGGAGAACATGCGTGTGATGTTCGTCAGCAGCAGGTAGGCGATGGTCTCGCGGAAGCTGAAGCCGTTGATCGACTTGGCCCCGGCCCCCTCGTAGATCGCCCTCCAGAGGAGGATCGTCGTGAGCATGGGGAGGAACCGGAGCAGCGTGCCCAGAATGAAGTCGGCCCGGTAGGTCATCCGCTCGACGAGCGAGGCGCGGAAGATCTTGAAATACTTGATGAGCGCGGGCCGCGGCTTGTGAACCGGCGCGACGTAGCTGGGGGCGATCGGCGGCGCGAGGGCCGAGGTGTCAGGCGGCGTCATGGCTGGCGCGGCCCTCCTCGAAGACCCTGGCGATGATCTGTTCCAGCGGCGGGTCCTGCACGCTCACGTCCACGACTTCCTGCTGGTCGAGGATCGCCGCCAGCACCGCGGCCACCTTCGACCGGTCCACCTTCAGGTCGACCGAGGGGCCGAGAACGCGAGTGATCTCGCCGAAGCGGGCGAGTTCCTCGGTTGGGACGGTGTCGGTGAACTGGAGCTTGACCACCTTGTCCCGGCCGAATTTCTCGGTGATGCCCGAGAGCGGCCCGTCGTGCACCAGCTTGCCATTGGTGATGACCAGCACCCGCTCGCAAAGCGCCTCGATGTCGCGCATGTAGTGGCTGGTCAGCAGCATCGTCACGCCGCGCTTCGCGTGATAATCACGCAGGCATTTCTGGATGGCCACCTGGGCGATGACGTCCAGGCCGATTGTCGGCTCGTCCAGCAGCAGCAGTTGCGGCTGATGCAAGAGCGCCGCGATCAGCTCCATCTTCATCCGCTCGCCTAGCGAGAGCTCCCGCACCGCCTGCCGCGTGAGCTTCTCGACCCCAAGCAGCTCGGTCAGCTCGGCGAGCGTGGCGTTGAATTCGCTGGCGGGAAGCGAGTAAATCTCTCGGTGGAGCTGGAAGCTGTCCTGCGCGGGCAGGTCCCACCAGAGCTGGTTCTTCTGGCCCATGACCAGGGCGAACCGCCGCCGGAAGGCGTCTTCACGCTTCCAGGGGGTGAACCCCAGGACGTCCGCGGAGCCGGCCGAGGGATAGATCAAGCCCGAGAGCATCTTGAGCGTCGTCGTCTTACCCGCGCCGTTGGGCCCGAGGAACGCGACCATCTCGCCCGGCTCGATCGAAAAGCTGACATCCTTGACCGCCGCAACTTCCTTGTACTCGCGGTGGTAGAGCCCGCGAAGCGAGCCCATCAGCCCTTCCTGCTTCTGAAAAACACGATACGTCTTCGTCAGCCCGCTGGCCTGGATCAATGGCATCTGCTGGCTCTCGACCCTCATTGGATTGGGAAGAGACGCCATCATGCCCGAAGCCCGCCGCCCGACGCAATGCCGAGCGACGCCAACCGCCCTCACCTTCACCCGTGTCAAGGAGGCGGATTCGACATGAGTTGGAAATATCATCCTGCCCAGATTGACGGCGTTCATTTGAACGCTAAGATGACTTACAGTTGAACGCCAACAAGGAGACCGGATGTCTGAACGTCCCGTACCAGCGAAGTCGGAACTCGAGGTCGCCCGAATCGTCTGGGAGCTCGGAGGGGCGACCGTGCGTCAGGTCCTGGACGCCCTGCCCACGGAGCGCGGCCTCGACTTCAAGACCGTGCAGACCTACCTACGGCGGCTGGAAGCCAAGGGGTATCTCCGGACCGAGCGTGAGGGTCGGAGCAATGTTTATCGACCGATGATTCGCCCGGGGCAGGTGATCGGCGAAGTCTTCGACGACTTCCTCAATCGGCTGTTCGACGGCCGGGT
It encodes:
- a CDS encoding BlaI/MecI/CopY family transcriptional regulator, which produces MSERPVPAKSELEVARIVWELGGATVRQVLDALPTERGLDFKTVQTYLRRLEAKGYLRTEREGRSNVYRPMIRPGQVIGEVFDDFLNRLFDGRVLPLFEHLVNDRGLSVDELKQLHELLDRLEGESP
- a CDS encoding ATP-binding cassette domain-containing protein; translation: MPLIQASGLTKTYRVFQKQEGLMGSLRGLYHREYKEVAAVKDVSFSIEPGEMVAFLGPNGAGKTTTLKMLSGLIYPSAGSADVLGFTPWKREDAFRRRFALVMGQKNQLWWDLPAQDSFQLHREIYSLPASEFNATLAELTELLGVEKLTRQAVRELSLGERMKMELIAALLHQPQLLLLDEPTIGLDVIAQVAIQKCLRDYHAKRGVTMLLTSHYMRDIEALCERVLVITNGKLVHDGPLSGITEKFGRDKVVKLQFTDTVPTEELARFGEITRVLGPSVDLKVDRSKVAAVLAAILDQQEVVDVSVQDPPLEQIIARVFEEGRASHDAA
- a CDS encoding ABC-2 family transporter protein — encoded protein: MTPPDTSALAPPIAPSYVAPVHKPRPALIKYFKIFRASLVERMTYRADFILGTLLRFLPMLTTILLWRAIYEGAGAKSINGFSFRETIAYLLLTNITRMFSSMPGLASGIAREIREGTLKRYLIQPVDMLAYLLSYRAAHKVAYIVTSAGPYALLFYICRGYFDGLPDPLTFAAYVVSLLLAFVIGFYFEAAMGLAGFWFLEITSLLYITMTLNFFISGHMMPLDLLPAPWSTLLKALPFQYMAYFSSVVFLGKVKGWALVFGLLGQLFWAAVFFAMARSAFRRGLKRYSAFGG
- the rsmG gene encoding 16S rRNA (guanine(527)-N(7))-methyltransferase RsmG, yielding MSPSRSSLQAIIERCGIRLERAQYDQLWAYHGMLRSANPDLNMTRIHNFENMVLKHYVDSLLVLKFIDLPGPLVDMGSGPGLPGVPLKIARPDTPMILAEPRGARAEFLVDVCRKLGLKGVDVYAGKVGSKFPHAAAGVITRAVATIPETLDRVANCLGVGGRMIFMKGPDCDAEIKEAKTSHEGSFRLVADHAYSIPGTPHDRRLVVYERLEGAVENSKPSRIYLGPIREATSAANPAFQEARDLLSGKGIRKQAKALISGQRIIAEVLAHSAGSVEGWLTTADGPPPPAELGTGPLWLRLAEPLFRELDVAGTHAPILLVRTPEMADWSDLDPWPDGCTLFVPFQDPENVGAVIRSAAAFGVSRVVLLREAAHPFHPKSARAAGTALFQVPLLRGPSIGDLKVSGAPLIALATEGPTLDSEPFPGRFGLVVGVEGPGLPEHLRAGLTRRIPIAPEVESLNAAAATAIALYACARKPQ
- a CDS encoding ABC-2 family transporter protein, which translates into the protein MSIAGMMRYTRLYGSLSKFTLAREMAFRGNFLVKFLVEILWLGIMLAFYATVFGKTSTVAGWTEWQYLFFVGCFFALNGLIETLFLENCNEFAELVRTGDLDFLLLKPIDEQFLVTCRRLDWATAPNVPMGGILMAVSLWKLGWEFDPLRLGAFAVTFACGVFIAYSFMLALTSLSVWLVRNQSLMEMWWLFSSLARYPKEIFAGTWASPIGVFFTFFMPILLVVNVPADAMVRYLDWRMVGFTVLATVCCLWASRAFFHKAMRSYRSASS